A single region of the Eremothecium gossypii ATCC 10895 chromosome V, complete sequence genome encodes:
- the HSP10 gene encoding Hsp10p (Syntenic homolog of Saccharomyces cerevisiae YOR020C (HSP10)): protein MSFLKSAKSIVPLMDRVLVQRIKAEAKTASGLYLPEKNVEKLNQATVLAVGPGYTDAQGRQVSPSVQVGDKVLIPQFGGSSIKLGKDDEVLLFRDSEILAKIQE from the coding sequence ATGTCGTTTTTGAAGTCCGCGAAGAGTATTGTTCCTCTAATGGACCGGGTGCTGGTGCAGCGCATCAAGGCCGAGGCCAAGACGGCGTCCGGTCTGTACTTGCCTGAGAAGAACGTGGAGAAGTTGAACCAGGCGACAGTGCTCGCCGTGGGCCCAGGGTACACCGACGCGCAGGGCCGGCAGGTGTCGCCATCTGTGCAGGTGGGTGACAAGGTGTTGATCCCGCAGTTTGGCGGGTCGTCGATCAAGCTCGGCAAAGACGACGAAGTGCTTCTGTTCCGCGACTCGGAGATCCTGGCCAAGATCCAGGAGTAA
- the PRP3 gene encoding U4/U6-U5 snRNP complex subunit PRP3 (Syntenic homolog of Saccharomyces cerevisiae YDR473C (PRP3)), producing MAEKEKKGLATEIHPALRSSNLNLLRSKRENPYLSSDAPRQRQPKRRQPLAFYKPGEISQRAEEERQRRARELEEQQLLLRKQEEEEHIRREKIAAAELPDDDETCYFDAISALPSIEWWDTKFCDGSQPAAHAKYTASYADLEDDSDCSDDEQEDERPSIRFVKHPLPFQPSVTAAATIVPKIYLTKHEQRKVRRNQRKTARQMAEERIRLGLEPRPPPKVRLNNMMHVYDSNTKIQDPTAWEHTVREQIEQRRQQHLRTNEERRLEARAQRAAQPAPAPDPGQDICRVYSLPPLADPKARYKLVTNARQLHLRGCCLHVPDGPALVVAIGPPRACTFYDRLLTRRLAWHASAPALLWTGAAAGHTFRGWFMKQCAEPADLRRILLAAGGPLFAHTPLPS from the coding sequence ATGGCGGAGAAAGAGAAGAAGGGCCTAGCGACGGAGATCCATCCCGCGCTCCGGTCATCCAACCTGAACTTGTTGCGCTCAAAGCGCGAGAACCCATATCTATCATCTGAtgcgccgcgccagcgccaaCCTAAGCGCAGACAACCCCTGGCCTTCTATAAGCCCGGTGAGATCAGCCAGAGAGCAGAAGAGGAGAGGCAGCGACGTGCGCGAGAACtggaggagcagcagctgctgctgcggaaacaggaggaagaagaacaCATTCGCCGCGAGAAGATCGCTGCGGCAGAGCTGCCTGACGACGATGAGACATGCTACTTTGACGCAATTTCGGCTCTGCCGAGTATCGAGTGGTGGGACACCAAGTTCTGCGACGGCTCCCAGCCCGCGGCGCACGCAAAGTACACTGCATCGTACGCAGATCTCGAGGATGACAGCGACTGCAGCGACGATGAGCAGGAAGACGAACGTCCGAGCATCCGCTTCGTCAAGCATCCACTGCCGTTTCAGCCCTCGGTCACGGCTGCCGCTACCATCGTGCCCAAGATATACCTCACAAAGCACGAGCAGCGCAAGGTGCGCCGCAACCAGCGCAAAACGGCCCGCCAGATGGCCGAGGAGCGCATCAGGCTCGGACTGGAGCCCCGCCCTCCGCCCAAGGTCCGTCTCAACAACATGATGCACGTCTACGACAGTAACACCAAGATCCAAGACCCTACTGCATGGGAGCACACTGTGCGTGAGCAGATAGAGCAGCGCCGTCAGCAGCATCTGCGTACGAATGAGGAGCGCCGGCTCGAGGCCCGCGCACAGCGCGCCGCACAAccagcgcccgcgccaGACCCGGGCCAGGACATCTGCCGCGTCTACTCCCTGCCACCCCTTGCAGACCCCAAGGCCCGCTACAAACTAGTCACCAacgcgcgccagctgcacCTCCGTGGCTGCTGCCTACACGTCCCCGACGGGCCCGCGCTCGTCGTGGCCATcgggccgccccgcgcctGCACCTTCTACGACCGACTGCTCACCCGTCGCCTCGCTTGGCATGCCTCCGCCCCGGCGCTGCTGTGGactggcgccgccgcaggccACACCTTCCGCGGCTGGTTCATGAAGCAGTGCGCTGAGCCCGCAGACCTGCGCCGCATCCTgctcgccgccggcggcccGCTCTTCGCGCACACCCCACTGCCCTCGTAG
- a CDS encoding AEL233Cp (Syntenic homolog of Saccharomyces cerevisiae YDR475C (JIP4) and YOR019W): MLNFDYPQKDWYKDVRLCGCRQCCEAVRRKRQGSSGSCGMGEHGQYLDEGYEGRGEHVRSSSAHSGSGGHFVPTISFDTVPIQGISPEEDEQDALHEHQRAYGTSLDYTLEEYYNNEDTSYNHDYRSGGGYAGELSPLRSLSPSRYGSGAQLAKFDVLPDGRRVRIDYPSKSTLLSDSFVLNKTHREWRSKWKARKAQIERRKLEEPQRWYRYPSILFPETKVDLSDLPMINDEGVAYNSNQRANMKRIARVVRTPVGFPVSPRIVLCHVSGRKHTWAAVDWVLQNFIADSDHLVVVANLPRLMSRFGYMSRSVSRSRSRSRSRSVRRTTGLNSTSSFGSDVSESMTKNKDEEWCNGYTVGSIETILDHLIEYITFIIPEKLAIKVTVEVMIGKTRQVLIEALNLHCPDLLVASTTKYKENDGLLDHRSKRLTTVLANYYPLPVFVVPAKRMFLLGMQLESIVHGSDACNAAAPVSQQFSSEVGDSLAPFKPSLKTMHTSPAVMLHTESSVPEVEYGMDESEITSIDSELSDGVTEYAGTELLQQDPVGRVARMRETYRRRVQKTFSKIDSDSTLQADERHFNKLDAVINASLKFNKELENSKSPSILELQRIITGGEKHTGFRKKSMLDVLDLPSAKPRKQDPIPKPNLSAGDPTPRRTTRIKFEATVKDVDGSTAVQQSPSDEVLREMSPLRQVQSLSQSNLMKYVSNNSLRKVRSANTNPVNSTKYNESTGSSGKRKRGGFLSALFGGSGGGSASNTASPATSRRSSMSSSENSGGTSTGKRKKKWKLLK, from the coding sequence ATGCTGAACTTTGACTACCCGCAGAAAGATTGGTACAAGGATGTGCGTCTTTGTGGATGCAGGCAGTGCTGCGAGGCAGTTCGGCGTAAGCGACAAGGATCTTCGGGATCTTGCGGGATGGGCGAGCACGGGCAGTACCTAGACGAGGGCTACGAGGGCCGTGGGGAGCACGTGAGGTCGTCGTCTGCGCACAGCGGGTCTGGCGGACACTTTGTGCCGACGATCTCGTTCGACACCGTGCCGATACAGGGCATATCCCCGGAGGAGGATGAGCAGGACGCGCTACACGAGCACCAGCGAGCGTACGGAACGAGCCTGGACTACACTCTGGAGGAATACTACAATAATGAGGACACGAGCTACAACCACGACTACCGGAGCGGGGGAGGGTACGCGGGGGAGCTGTCGCCGCTCCGGTCGTTGTCGCCGAGCCGGTACGGCTCGGGTGCGCAGCTGGCGAAGTTCGATGTGCTGCCGGACGGCCGGCGAGTGCGAATCGACTACCCGAGCAAGTCGACGCTGCTGAGCGACTCGTTCGTGCTGAACAAGACGCACCGTGAGTGGCGCAGCAAGTGGAAGGCGCGCAAGGCGCAGATCGAGcggcgcaagctcgaagAGCCACAGCGGTGGTACCGGTACCCGAGCATTCTTTTTCCTGAGACAAAGGTGGATTTGTCAGACCTGCCGATGATCAACGACGAGGGCGTCGCATACAACTCGAACCAGCGCGCCAACATGAAGCGCATCGCGCGCGTGGTGCGGACGCCGGTGGGCTTCCCTGTGTCCCCGCGTATTGTCCTGTGCCACGTGAGCGGTCGCAAACATACGTGGGCCGCTGTCGATTGGGTGCTGCAGAACTTTATCGCAGACTCCGACCACCTGGTAGTGGTAGCGAACCTTCCACGGCTGATGTCCCGGTTTGGTTACATGAGCAGGTCCGTTTCGAGGTCACGGTCCAGGTCGCGGTCGCGATCTGTCCGGAGGACTACCGGGCTGAACTCGACTTCTTCCTTCGGTTCTGACGTGTCAGAGTCTATGACTAAAAACAAAGACGAAGAGTGGTGCAATGGTTATACAGTTGGTAGCATCGAGACGATTTTGGATCACCTAATTGAATATATTACCTTTATAATACCCGAAAAGTTGGCAATAAAAGTGACTGTTGAAGTCATGATTGGCAAAACACGGCAGGTACTGATCGAGGCACTAAATCTGCATTGCCCAGACCTGCTGGTAGCTAGTACCACAAAATACAAGGAGAACGATGGGTTGCTGGACCACCGCTCAAAGCGCCTGACCACGGTGCTTGCCAACTACTATCCGCTGCCGGTCTTTGTTGTGCCTGCGAAAAGGATGTTTTTGCTTGGAATGCAACTAGAATCGATTGTGCATGGCAGTGACGCGTGCAACGCTGCGGCGCCCGTTAGCCAGCAGTTCTCATCCGAGGTTGGGGATTCGCTGGCCCCGTTCAAGCCATCGCTGAAGACCATGCATACATCCCCCGCGGTCATGCTACACACAGAGAGCTCTGTTCCCGAGGTAGAATACGGGATGGATGAAAGCGAAATAACCAGCATTGACAGCGAGCTCTCAGATGGTGTCACTGAATATGCAGGCACTGAACTGCTACAGCAAGATCCTGTAGGGCGCGTGGCAAGGATGAGGGAAACCTACCGGAGGAGGGTACAAAAGACGTTCTCTAAGATTGACTCGGACTCCACCCTGCAGGCAGACGAGCGGCATTTCAACAAGCTTGACGCGGTCATAAACGCGTCCCTGAAGTTTAACAAGGAACTTGAGAACTCGAAGTCGCCGTCGATTTTGGAACTGCAACGCATCATCACCGGAGGCGAGAAACATACCGGTTTCAGGAAGAAGTCTATGCTTGACGTCCTCGACCTCCCTTCAGCGAAGCCGAGGAAGCAGGACCCAATTCCGAAGCCGAATCTCTCAGCAGGAGATCCAACTCCGAGACGCACCACCAGGATAAAATTTGAGGCTACTGTTAAGGATGTCGACGGATCGACGGCTGTCCAGCAAAGCCCCAGTGATGAAGTCCTCCGTGAGATGTCGCCTTTAAGGCAGGTCCAATCTCTGTCCCAGTCTAATCTAATGAAGTACGTTTCGAATAACTCGTTGCGTAAAGTGCGCAGTGCGAACACTAACCCGGTCAATTCCACAAAGTATAATGAATCAACAGGCTCTTCTGGCAAGAGGAAGCGGGGTGGGTTCCTGAGTGCATTATTTGGCGGCTCAGGAGGCGGCAGCGCAAGTAACACGGCCTCCCCTGCCACCAGCAGGAGAAGTAGCATGAGCAGCAGCGAAAACTCGGGCGGCACGAGCACGGGAAAGCGCAAGAAAAAATGGAAGCTGCTTAAATAG